One segment of Stenotrophomonas sp. SAU14A_NAIMI4_8 DNA contains the following:
- the purF gene encoding amidophosphoribosyltransferase — protein sequence MCGIVGIVGNQNVAGQLYDGLTVLQHRGQDAAGIATASGSRLRVQKATGLVRDVFDARTMSTLEGSVGIAHVRYPTAGSEGMDEAQPFYVNSPYGIALAHNGNLINTEALRQQVFEQDRRNVNTDSDSEVLLNVFAYELEQQRQLSPEAAIRAVAGVHRRCKGGYAVVSVVLGLGLVAFRDPHGIRPLVLGKRSHAEGDEYIVASESAALDILGFQRVRDVQPGEALVITARGELFSEICAEPAEHTPCIFEYVYFARPDSMIDNVSVHKARMRMGIKLGEKILRLRPDHDIDTIIPIPDTSRDAALEISNVLGVKYREGFIKNRYVGRTFIMPGQGERVKSVRRKLNPIHLEFRNRVVLLVDDSIVRGTTSQQIVQMARDAGARKVYLASAAPPVRFPNIYGIDMPAAEELVAHNRSVEEIEAHLGCDWLVYQDIEDMEAAVREGNAALQNFDSSCFNGHYPTGIEPGYFERIQQLRSDDAKHKRRA from the coding sequence ATGTGTGGCATCGTCGGAATCGTCGGCAACCAGAACGTCGCCGGGCAGTTGTATGACGGCTTGACCGTCCTCCAGCACCGTGGCCAGGACGCGGCAGGCATCGCCACCGCCAGCGGCAGCCGCCTGCGGGTGCAGAAGGCCACCGGCCTGGTCCGCGATGTGTTCGATGCGCGCACCATGTCCACCCTGGAAGGCAGCGTCGGCATTGCCCATGTGCGCTACCCGACCGCTGGTTCGGAAGGCATGGACGAGGCGCAGCCGTTCTACGTCAACTCGCCCTACGGCATCGCGCTGGCCCACAACGGCAACCTGATCAATACCGAAGCCCTGCGCCAGCAGGTGTTCGAGCAGGACCGCCGCAACGTCAACACCGATTCGGACAGCGAAGTGCTGCTGAACGTGTTCGCCTACGAACTGGAACAGCAGCGCCAGCTCAGCCCGGAAGCGGCGATCCGTGCAGTGGCCGGCGTGCACCGCCGCTGCAAGGGCGGCTACGCCGTGGTCAGCGTGGTGCTGGGCCTGGGCCTGGTCGCCTTCCGCGATCCGCACGGCATCCGTCCGCTGGTGCTGGGCAAGCGCAGTCACGCCGAAGGCGATGAGTACATCGTGGCCTCCGAATCGGCGGCGCTGGACATCCTCGGTTTCCAGCGCGTGCGCGATGTGCAGCCGGGCGAAGCGCTGGTGATCACCGCGCGCGGCGAGCTGTTCTCGGAAATCTGTGCAGAGCCGGCCGAGCACACTCCGTGCATCTTCGAGTACGTGTACTTTGCACGCCCCGATTCGATGATCGACAACGTGTCGGTGCACAAGGCGCGCATGCGCATGGGCATCAAGCTGGGCGAGAAGATCCTGCGCCTGCGCCCGGACCACGACATCGACACCATCATTCCGATTCCCGATACCTCGCGTGACGCCGCACTGGAAATTTCCAACGTGCTGGGCGTGAAGTACCGCGAAGGCTTCATCAAGAACCGTTACGTCGGCCGCACCTTCATCATGCCAGGGCAGGGCGAGCGGGTGAAATCGGTGCGCCGCAAGCTGAACCCGATCCACCTGGAATTCCGCAACCGCGTGGTGCTGCTGGTGGATGATTCCATCGTGCGCGGCACCACCAGCCAGCAGATCGTGCAGATGGCGCGCGACGCCGGTGCCCGCAAGGTCTATCTGGCCAGCGCCGCACCGCCGGTCCGCTTCCCCAACATCTATGGCATCGACATGCCGGCCGCCGAAGAGCTGGTGGCGCACAACCGCAGCGTGGAAGAGATCGAAGCGCACCTGGGCTGCGACTGGCTGGTCTACCAGGACATCGAAGACATGGAAGCGGCGGTGCGAGAAGGTAACGCCGCACTGCAGAACTTCGATTCGTCGTGCTTCAACGGGCATTACCCCACCGGTATCGAGCCGGGCTATTTCGAGCGCATCCAGCAGTTGCGTTCGGACGATGCCAAGCACAAGCGCCGCGCCTGA
- a CDS encoding ferritin-like domain-containing protein: MVDLPDAGGDLLRAAQQCLAEADPLRKVALTQAYAAAFRSGRLKVPADAPPPEPIRMPGRPPQLRLVHPREVPRRGLGGVEGRAAFIHAIAHIELNAIDLAWDAVYRFRGLPPAFHADWVSCADDESRHFMLLRERLMAHGHDYADFPAHNGLWEMCEKTAHDGLARMALVPRVLEARGLDVTPGMIEKLRNVGDAATADVLEVILREEVAHVAAGSRWYRWYCDRAGVEPRARFKALLQEFAGGYLHGPFNLEARLLAGFDEDELANLVEQAG; encoded by the coding sequence GTGGTTGACCTGCCCGATGCCGGCGGTGACCTGCTGCGCGCCGCGCAGCAGTGTCTGGCCGAAGCCGATCCGCTGCGCAAGGTGGCACTGACCCAGGCCTACGCAGCGGCCTTCCGCAGCGGACGCCTGAAGGTGCCGGCCGATGCGCCGCCGCCCGAGCCGATCCGCATGCCCGGGCGGCCGCCGCAGCTGCGGCTGGTGCATCCGCGCGAAGTGCCGCGGCGTGGGTTGGGCGGCGTGGAAGGGCGGGCTGCCTTCATCCACGCCATCGCCCATATCGAACTGAACGCCATCGACCTGGCCTGGGATGCGGTCTACCGCTTCCGCGGCCTGCCGCCGGCCTTCCACGCCGACTGGGTGAGCTGCGCTGACGACGAATCGCGCCACTTCATGCTGCTGCGCGAACGACTGATGGCGCATGGCCACGATTACGCCGATTTCCCCGCCCATAACGGCTTGTGGGAAATGTGCGAGAAGACCGCCCACGACGGCCTGGCACGCATGGCGCTGGTGCCGCGCGTGCTGGAAGCGCGTGGCCTGGACGTGACGCCGGGCATGATCGAGAAGCTGCGCAACGTCGGCGATGCTGCTACCGCTGATGTCCTGGAAGTGATCCTGCGCGAGGAAGTGGCCCATGTGGCCGCCGGTTCGCGCTGGTACCGCTGGTACTGTGATCGCGCCGGTGTCGAGCCGCGTGCGCGCTTCAAGGCATTGCTGCAGGAGTTCGCCGGCGGTTACCTGCATGGGCCGTTCAATCTGGAAGCGCGGCTGCTGGCCGGTTTTGACGAAGACGAGCTGGCCAACCTGGTGGAACAGGCCGGCTGA
- a CDS encoding DUF2235 domain-containing protein: MHMAPGQTRNGDSAQGAVLHLGLFFDGTRNNAHNLARGRPQPPQPRPALLRADDDSTYQSRLTSSYDNGTTNIARLHQLYPDSRRAPLAEPSLAIYVEGVGTRDDAEDDLIGLAFGIGASGVRAKVQRALHELLPAALSALAPHWQQPLHGVQVDLFGFSRGAAAARDLANQLHGWDANQWRLRLQGAGLPCAADFALPRPALRFVGLFDTVVAVSGRRADEQPRIALPAGIAERVVQLSARDEHRQHYALTTVAPTHEEIALPGVHANIGGGYDQLEEGPKLLGRPRRQPLRRAPVDDYQTPTLAMLQATTVYAEAQADAERWRQQLGATEKEVWVDVWHQWQQQRRAGSRSVMMAPVLHVTAAVVLRRRIDWRYQLIALQVMQQRAAEAGVQWSADAAQVPGWELPAPLQPIARRLLAGQALTPTQEALLRRRYLMQSAHWNFDALGDTALTFAADAGVSELPYRPGPGLFYINRPTVDGRRVVLPNA, translated from the coding sequence ATGCACATGGCTCCAGGTCAGACCCGCAACGGGGACAGTGCGCAGGGTGCCGTGCTGCACCTGGGCCTGTTCTTCGATGGCACCCGCAACAACGCGCACAACCTGGCGCGCGGGCGACCACAGCCACCGCAACCGCGCCCCGCCCTGCTGCGCGCCGACGACGATTCGACCTACCAGAGCCGGCTGACCAGCAGCTACGACAACGGCACCACCAACATCGCGCGCCTGCACCAGCTTTACCCGGACAGTCGTCGCGCGCCGCTGGCCGAACCGTCGCTGGCGATCTACGTGGAAGGGGTGGGAACGCGCGACGATGCCGAGGATGATCTGATCGGCCTGGCCTTCGGCATTGGCGCCAGCGGTGTGCGCGCCAAGGTGCAGCGCGCACTGCACGAGCTGCTGCCGGCCGCGCTTTCGGCGCTGGCGCCGCACTGGCAGCAGCCGCTGCACGGGGTGCAGGTCGATCTGTTCGGCTTTTCGCGCGGGGCTGCGGCCGCGCGCGACCTGGCCAACCAGCTGCACGGCTGGGATGCCAACCAATGGCGCCTGCGCCTGCAGGGCGCCGGCTTGCCCTGCGCCGCCGACTTCGCCCTGCCGCGCCCTGCACTGCGTTTCGTCGGGTTGTTCGACACCGTGGTGGCGGTCAGCGGCCGGCGCGCCGACGAGCAGCCGCGCATCGCCCTGCCGGCGGGCATTGCCGAGCGCGTGGTGCAGCTGAGTGCGCGCGACGAGCATCGCCAGCACTACGCCTTGACCACGGTTGCACCGACCCATGAAGAGATTGCCCTGCCGGGCGTGCACGCCAACATCGGCGGCGGCTACGACCAGCTGGAAGAAGGCCCGAAACTGCTGGGTCGCCCGCGCCGGCAGCCGCTGCGGCGGGCGCCGGTGGACGATTACCAGACCCCCACACTGGCGATGCTGCAGGCCACCACGGTCTACGCCGAAGCGCAGGCCGATGCCGAGCGCTGGCGCCAGCAGCTGGGGGCGACGGAGAAGGAAGTGTGGGTGGATGTGTGGCACCAGTGGCAGCAGCAGCGCCGCGCCGGCAGCCGCAGCGTGATGATGGCACCGGTGCTGCACGTGACCGCTGCGGTGGTGCTGCGTAGGCGCATCGACTGGCGCTACCAGCTGATCGCCCTGCAGGTGATGCAGCAGCGCGCCGCTGAAGCCGGCGTGCAATGGAGCGCAGATGCGGCGCAGGTGCCGGGCTGGGAGCTGCCAGCGCCGCTGCAGCCGATCGCGCGCCGGCTGCTGGCGGGGCAGGCGCTGACGCCGACCCAGGAAGCCCTGCTGCGACGCCGTTATCTGATGCAGTCGGCGCACTGGAACTTCGATGCACTGGGCGATACCGCGCTGACCTTTGCCGCCGATGCGGGGGTGAGCGAGCTGCCGTACCGGCCGGGGCCGGGGTTGTTCTACATCAACCGGCCAACGGTGGATGGCCGGCGCGTGGTGCTGCCCAACGCGTGA
- a CDS encoding M12 family metallo-peptidase, which produces MMSRYIGQAAGGVLLGLCVVAAAQAAPLFEPVTVLSRAAASSEPQLGRLLSAPSTATVQEVRVDAAATAQSQLEFELLGQKVQASRSRVEALADGGSVWYGQIRSPSDRLQKAGGSLQDDPANSVILVRSGNTLTGSIRKDGTLYRLRPLGDRHVLVEVDESRMPADHPADYNQLPKISMPANDRVGIAQASSGSPATIRVLVVATNAAVAAYGGNMQSLVQLAVAESNQGYTNSNVGITLQLAGYETTSYTESGNFSTDLARFRSTSDGYMDSIHTSRNTTAADVGVLLINNSSYCGLASGIGSTASTAFAAVYWDCATGYYSFAHEIGHLQSARHDIATDPSTSPYAYGHGYRYEPASGSRWRTIMAYACSAGCPRLNFWSNPNISYNGVPMGIASSADNQRVLVNTKATIAGFR; this is translated from the coding sequence ATGATGTCCAGATACATCGGTCAAGCGGCAGGTGGTGTGTTGTTGGGGCTGTGCGTGGTGGCCGCCGCACAGGCGGCGCCGTTGTTCGAACCGGTCACCGTGCTCAGCCGGGCCGCGGCCAGCAGTGAACCGCAGCTGGGGCGGCTGCTGTCGGCACCGTCCACCGCAACGGTGCAGGAAGTGCGGGTGGATGCGGCGGCCACCGCGCAGTCGCAGCTGGAATTCGAACTGCTGGGGCAGAAGGTGCAGGCCTCGCGCAGCCGGGTCGAGGCGTTGGCCGATGGTGGCAGCGTCTGGTACGGGCAGATCCGCAGCCCCTCCGACCGCCTGCAGAAGGCGGGCGGCAGCCTGCAGGATGACCCGGCGAACTCGGTCATCCTGGTGCGTTCGGGCAACACGCTCACCGGTTCCATCCGCAAGGACGGCACGCTGTACCGGCTGCGCCCATTGGGCGATCGGCATGTGCTGGTGGAGGTGGATGAATCGCGCATGCCTGCCGATCATCCGGCCGATTACAACCAGCTGCCGAAGATCAGCATGCCGGCCAATGATCGCGTCGGCATCGCGCAGGCGTCATCGGGCAGTCCGGCCACGATCCGCGTCCTGGTGGTAGCCACCAATGCGGCGGTGGCCGCCTATGGCGGCAACATGCAGTCGCTGGTGCAGTTGGCGGTGGCCGAATCCAACCAGGGATACACCAACAGCAACGTGGGCATCACCCTGCAGTTGGCCGGGTACGAAACCACCAGCTACACCGAGTCCGGCAATTTCAGCACCGACCTGGCGCGCTTCCGCAGCACCAGCGACGGCTACATGGACAGCATCCACACCAGCCGCAACACCACCGCGGCCGATGTCGGCGTGCTGCTGATCAACAACAGCAGCTATTGCGGGCTGGCCTCGGGCATCGGCTCCACCGCGTCCACCGCGTTTGCGGCGGTGTATTGGGACTGCGCGACCGGCTATTACTCATTTGCCCACGAAATCGGCCACCTGCAGAGTGCACGGCATGACATCGCCACCGACCCCAGCACCTCGCCGTATGCCTATGGCCATGGTTATCGCTATGAACCGGCCAGTGGTTCGCGCTGGCGCACCATCATGGCCTACGCCTGCTCGGCCGGCTGCCCGCGGCTGAACTTCTGGTCCAACCCGAACATCAGTTACAACGGTGTGCCGATGGGCATTGCCAGCAGCGCCGACAACCAGCGCGTGCTGGTGAACACCAAGGCCACCATCGCCGGCTTCCGCTGA
- the lpxH gene encoding UDP-2,3-diacylglucosamine diphosphatase: MTTLFISDLHLDPSRPAITDLFLRFLREDVPGADALYILGDLFEAWIGDDTPSPVADAVADALKTLSDSGVPIYFMRGNRDFLLGEDYARRAGLRILPDPCVIDLYGRAVMLQHGDLLCTDDIPYQQFRAQTRDPVFQAQFLAQPLAARIAFAQKARDASQARQSEMKQGDRAQFETVTDVAPAEVEATFARHGVDTMIHGHTHRPAIHSLQAGGRSCTRIVLGDWYEQGSVLRVDADGWQLQSLQRE; encoded by the coding sequence ATGACCACGTTGTTCATTTCCGATCTGCACCTGGACCCCAGCCGTCCAGCCATCACCGACCTGTTCCTGCGCTTCCTGCGCGAGGATGTGCCTGGCGCCGATGCGCTGTACATCCTGGGCGATCTGTTCGAAGCCTGGATCGGCGATGACACGCCCTCGCCGGTGGCTGACGCCGTGGCCGACGCACTGAAGACGCTGTCCGACAGCGGCGTGCCGATCTACTTCATGCGCGGCAACCGCGATTTCCTGCTGGGCGAAGACTATGCGCGCCGCGCCGGCCTGCGCATCCTGCCCGACCCCTGCGTGATCGACCTGTACGGCCGCGCGGTGATGCTGCAGCACGGCGACCTGCTGTGCACCGATGACATTCCCTACCAGCAGTTCCGCGCGCAGACCCGCGATCCGGTGTTCCAGGCACAGTTCCTGGCGCAGCCGCTGGCAGCGCGCATTGCGTTCGCGCAGAAGGCACGCGATGCCAGCCAGGCCCGCCAGTCGGAAATGAAGCAGGGCGACCGGGCACAGTTTGAGACGGTGACCGACGTGGCCCCGGCGGAGGTCGAAGCCACCTTCGCACGGCATGGCGTGGATACGATGATCCACGGGCACACCCATCGCCCGGCCATCCACAGCCTGCAGGCCGGTGGCCGCAGCTGCACCCGCATCGTGCTGGGCGACTGGTACGAACAGGGCTCGGTGCTGCGCGTGGATGCCGACGGCTGGCAGCTGCAATCGCTGCAGCGCGAATGA
- a CDS encoding phosphatase PAP2 family protein, with protein MRTTPLESLAGREARLCRRANHYCRRRRVRRLFAVISRLGDGVFWYLLMGALVLVDGFDGLRASVHMAATGLAALLLYKGLKRWTRRPRPYAADLRIRAWVAPLDEFSFPSGHTLHAVSFTIVALAYYPWLAPLLVPFTLGVGLSRVVLGLHYPSDVLAATGIATLLAWASLAWLPLPV; from the coding sequence ATGCGCACCACGCCGCTTGAATCGCTGGCCGGGCGCGAAGCACGGCTGTGCCGCCGCGCCAACCACTATTGCCGGCGGCGGCGGGTGCGCCGCCTGTTCGCGGTGATCAGCCGCCTGGGCGACGGCGTGTTCTGGTACCTGCTGATGGGCGCGCTGGTGCTGGTGGACGGCTTCGACGGCCTGCGTGCGTCGGTACACATGGCCGCCACCGGGCTGGCCGCGCTGCTGCTGTACAAGGGGCTGAAGCGCTGGACCCGGCGCCCGCGCCCGTATGCAGCCGACCTGCGCATCCGCGCCTGGGTGGCCCCGCTGGACGAGTTCAGCTTCCCGTCGGGGCACACCCTGCATGCGGTGTCGTTCACCATCGTGGCGCTGGCCTACTACCCGTGGCTGGCACCGCTGCTGGTGCCGTTCACTCTGGGCGTGGGGCTGTCGCGGGTGGTACTGGGGCTGCACTACCCCAGCGATGTACTGGCCGCGACGGGCATCGCCACGTTGCTGGCATGGGCCAGCCTGGCCTGGCTGCCGCTGCCGGTGTAA
- a CDS encoding glycosyltransferase family 1 protein, which yields MRHAIVTETYPPEVNGVALTVQSLEQGLRAAGHEVDLIRPRQASEALESAPGTLLVPGAALPRYPGLRFGLPAPIRLGRHWQQQRPDAIYIATEGPLGWSALRTARRLGIPVATGFHTRFDEYLPDYGVAWLQSAAMRWMRRFHNQADATLVPTRELQQFLGEQGFERVRLLARAVDSQQFDPARRDPALREEWGVDGNGLVALYVGRIAAEKNLGLAVKAFRRLQQVRPKARFVFVGDGPAREKLAHDNPDFIFCGIQRGDALARHFASGDLFLFPSRSETFGNVTLESMASGLATVAFDYGAAREYLRNGENGAAVDDDAQFVEAAVQLASDDALRRELGSNAARAMKRLHPQQVVAEFESLLAELAQARRNGHAHHAA from the coding sequence ATGCGCCATGCCATCGTCACCGAGACCTATCCGCCGGAGGTCAACGGCGTTGCACTGACCGTGCAGAGCCTGGAGCAGGGATTGCGCGCCGCCGGCCATGAGGTCGACCTGATCCGCCCACGCCAGGCCAGCGAAGCGCTGGAGTCGGCGCCGGGCACCCTGCTGGTGCCGGGCGCGGCCCTGCCCCGTTACCCCGGCCTGCGCTTCGGCCTGCCCGCCCCGATCCGCCTGGGCCGGCACTGGCAGCAGCAGCGCCCTGATGCCATCTATATCGCCACCGAAGGCCCGCTGGGCTGGTCGGCGCTGCGCACCGCGCGGCGGCTGGGCATTCCGGTGGCCACCGGCTTCCACACCCGCTTCGACGAATACCTGCCCGACTACGGCGTGGCATGGCTGCAGTCGGCGGCCATGCGCTGGATGCGCCGCTTCCACAACCAGGCCGACGCCACGCTGGTGCCGACCCGCGAGCTGCAGCAGTTCCTGGGCGAACAGGGCTTCGAGCGCGTGCGCCTGCTGGCGCGCGCGGTGGACAGCCAGCAGTTCGACCCGGCCCGGCGCGATCCCGCGCTGCGCGAGGAATGGGGCGTGGATGGCAACGGACTGGTGGCCCTGTACGTGGGCCGCATCGCCGCCGAAAAGAACCTGGGGTTGGCGGTGAAGGCCTTCCGCCGCCTGCAGCAGGTAAGGCCGAAGGCGCGCTTCGTGTTCGTGGGCGATGGCCCGGCGCGCGAGAAACTGGCCCACGACAATCCCGATTTCATCTTCTGCGGCATCCAGCGCGGCGACGCGCTGGCCCGCCATTTCGCCAGCGGCGATCTGTTCCTGTTCCCCAGCCGCAGCGAGACGTTCGGCAACGTGACTCTGGAAAGCATGGCCAGCGGCCTGGCCACGGTGGCCTTCGATTACGGTGCCGCGCGCGAATACCTGCGCAACGGTGAAAACGGCGCGGCCGTGGACGACGATGCGCAGTTCGTGGAGGCCGCCGTGCAGCTGGCCAGCGATGATGCGCTGCGCCGCGAGCTGGGCAGCAATGCGGCCCGCGCGATGAAGCGCCTGCACCCGCAGCAGGTGGTGGCCGAGTTCGAATCGCTGCTGGCCGAACTGGCACAGGCGCGGAGGAACGGCCATGCGCACCACGCCGCTTGA
- a CDS encoding TonB-dependent receptor, translating to MTSRSTVLGQAIRHALIVGTATIALPALAQDGAPTTLDRIEITGSRIRQVDVENANPVLAISRKDIERQGFSSVADILQNVTAMGSPAISRANVLSAGENAGGTYIDMRNLGAQRTLVLVNGKRLGISTSGYQDVSSLPVSAVERIEVLKDGASAIYGSDAMAGVVNIITRHNATGVTANVYHGQYSQGDGARDRFDVVAGWANDRGSITLSAEHSEEKAVWAKDRDFSAFGNTSRHPTEAWTTVSQWGQITGLRGPGCTAANNGTCSYSLNRGADPLNPANYHLTNANAPDGDVSNTNEQMHLNYPLKRDSVFVDGRLNITDNVHFSTQLGYNKRESSRQIAGYPLQSSTAGIGSMSIDSYFNPFGRKNGYATPTAVAWNHRTWEVPRVSDSELKTYRAVAAFDGTFNIGERYFDWEVGYQYNKNELRQHATGNLHKERVKNAVGPSYYNPATGKVECGSAAAPIANCMVWNPLVAAGVVNPYGLTGNQALIDYLMPAEDSSGKTVGKNFFATIAGSILTLPGGDLGFAFGVEHRKETGEFIPDALAQTGATTNLAAGPTGGGYKVKEAYLELNAPILAGLPGAQELTLNAATRFSDYDTFGNTLNSKFGFKWRPIEQLMVRGTWAEGFRAPTINDLYGGGSETFTTGYADPCDTVYGPSRTSAAVRARCARDIANADTYRQLKQGNVPITSSTDQTPVPFTNGSNPLLQPETSKSKTLGLVWSPSFIQNFNVSLDWWKIRIDNTIVADSPNQILIDCYEQGIDSRCAQFTRDPVLGIVNKLTYGNRNAGFLETEGYDMELTHRLDTDALGSFSTQWSTTYVSSNIFRSTNDTTVVPTPVNGISTNATSGFRVRSNLTVGWDKGDFGVSWTARYYSGVKEQCLSVVAHPDECSDPGVRAPWYSGARNYNERGSVTFHDVQFRYNLPWDATVSVGANNVFEKYGPNMYTKPNSVFSYYGGYDIGRFVYLKYQQRF from the coding sequence ATGACTTCACGCTCCACCGTGCTGGGCCAGGCGATCCGCCATGCCCTGATCGTCGGCACCGCGACCATCGCGCTGCCTGCCCTGGCCCAGGACGGCGCCCCCACCACCCTCGACCGCATCGAGATCACCGGTTCGCGCATCCGCCAGGTCGACGTGGAAAACGCCAACCCGGTGCTGGCGATCTCGCGCAAGGACATCGAACGCCAGGGCTTCAGCTCGGTGGCCGACATCCTGCAGAACGTCACCGCCATGGGCAGCCCGGCGATCAGCCGCGCCAACGTGCTCAGCGCCGGTGAAAACGCGGGCGGCACCTACATCGACATGCGCAACCTGGGCGCGCAGCGCACCCTGGTGCTGGTGAACGGCAAGCGCCTGGGCATCAGCACCTCCGGTTACCAGGACGTGTCGAGCCTGCCGGTGTCGGCGGTGGAGCGTATTGAAGTGCTGAAGGACGGCGCGTCGGCCATCTATGGTTCGGACGCCATGGCCGGCGTGGTCAACATCATCACCCGCCACAACGCCACCGGCGTGACCGCCAACGTCTACCACGGCCAGTACAGCCAGGGCGACGGCGCCCGCGACCGCTTCGACGTGGTGGCCGGCTGGGCCAACGACCGCGGCTCGATCACCCTGTCGGCCGAGCATTCGGAAGAAAAGGCGGTGTGGGCCAAGGACCGCGATTTCAGCGCCTTCGGCAATACCTCGCGCCACCCGACCGAAGCGTGGACCACGGTCAGCCAGTGGGGCCAGATCACCGGCCTGCGTGGCCCGGGCTGCACCGCGGCCAACAACGGCACCTGCAGCTACTCGCTGAACCGCGGCGCCGACCCGCTGAACCCGGCCAATTACCACCTGACCAATGCCAATGCACCGGATGGCGATGTCAGCAACACCAACGAACAGATGCACCTGAACTATCCGCTGAAGCGTGATTCGGTGTTCGTCGATGGTCGCCTGAACATCACCGACAACGTGCACTTCAGCACCCAGCTGGGCTACAACAAGCGCGAATCGAGCCGCCAGATCGCCGGCTACCCGCTGCAGTCGTCCACCGCCGGCATCGGTTCGATGTCGATCGACAGCTACTTCAACCCGTTCGGCCGCAAGAACGGCTACGCCACCCCGACCGCCGTGGCCTGGAACCACCGCACCTGGGAAGTGCCGCGCGTCAGCGACAGTGAGCTGAAGACCTACCGCGCCGTGGCCGCCTTCGATGGCACCTTCAACATCGGCGAGCGCTACTTCGATTGGGAAGTGGGCTACCAGTACAACAAGAACGAACTGCGCCAGCACGCCACCGGCAACCTGCACAAGGAACGGGTGAAGAACGCGGTCGGCCCGTCCTACTACAACCCCGCCACCGGCAAGGTGGAGTGCGGCAGCGCCGCCGCACCGATCGCCAACTGCATGGTCTGGAACCCGCTGGTCGCTGCCGGCGTGGTGAACCCGTACGGCCTGACCGGCAACCAGGCCCTGATCGACTACCTGATGCCGGCTGAAGATTCCTCCGGCAAGACCGTGGGCAAGAACTTCTTCGCCACCATCGCCGGCAGCATCCTGACCCTGCCGGGCGGCGACCTGGGCTTCGCCTTCGGTGTTGAACACCGCAAGGAAACCGGTGAGTTCATTCCCGATGCGCTGGCCCAGACCGGTGCCACCACCAATCTGGCCGCTGGCCCGACCGGTGGCGGCTACAAGGTGAAGGAAGCCTACCTGGAGTTGAACGCGCCGATCCTGGCCGGTCTGCCGGGCGCGCAGGAGCTGACCCTGAACGCTGCCACGCGCTTCTCGGATTACGACACCTTCGGCAACACGCTCAACAGCAAGTTCGGCTTCAAGTGGCGCCCGATCGAGCAGCTGATGGTGCGCGGCACCTGGGCTGAAGGCTTCCGCGCCCCGACCATCAACGACCTGTACGGCGGTGGTTCGGAAACCTTCACCACCGGTTACGCCGATCCCTGCGACACCGTCTACGGCCCGTCGCGTACCAGCGCCGCCGTGCGCGCCCGCTGCGCCCGCGACATCGCCAACGCTGACACCTACCGTCAGCTGAAGCAGGGCAACGTGCCGATCACCAGCAGCACCGACCAGACCCCGGTGCCGTTCACCAACGGCTCCAACCCGCTGCTGCAGCCGGAAACCTCCAAGAGCAAGACCCTGGGTCTGGTCTGGAGCCCCAGCTTCATCCAGAACTTCAACGTGTCGCTGGACTGGTGGAAGATCCGCATCGACAACACCATCGTTGCCGACAGCCCGAACCAGATCCTGATCGACTGCTACGAGCAGGGCATCGATTCGCGTTGCGCGCAGTTCACCCGTGATCCGGTGCTGGGCATCGTCAACAAGCTGACCTACGGCAACCGTAACGCCGGTTTCCTGGAAACCGAAGGTTACGACATGGAACTGACCCACCGTCTGGACACCGACGCGCTGGGCAGCTTCAGCACCCAGTGGTCGACCACCTACGTCAGCTCGAACATCTTCCGTTCCACCAACGACACCACCGTGGTGCCGACCCCGGTCAACGGCATTTCCACCAATGCCACCAGCGGCTTCCGCGTGCGCTCCAACCTGACCGTCGGCTGGGACAAGGGTGACTTCGGTGTCAGCTGGACCGCCCGCTACTACTCCGGCGTGAAGGAGCAGTGCCTGAGCGTGGTCGCGCATCCGGATGAGTGCTCCGATCCGGGCGTGCGTGCACCGTGGTACTCCGGCGCGCGCAACTACAACGAGCGCGGTTCGGTCACCTTCCACGACGTGCAGTTCCGCTACAACCTGCCGTGGGATGCCACTGTTTCGGTCGGTGCCAACAACGTGTTCGAGAAGTACGGCCCGAACATGTACACCAAGCCGAACTCGGTGTTCTCCTACTACGGTGGCTACGACATCGGTCGCTTCGTCTACCTGAAGTACCAGCAGCGCTTCTGA